In Deltaproteobacteria bacterium, a single window of DNA contains:
- a CDS encoding acyl-CoA dehydrogenase, with translation MNFGLSDEQELLQEALRGFCANECPPNRLRELFDAASGHDASLWKGLAELGVLGLIVPEAYGGAGLELLDLALVAEVMGQAALPGPFLGHQLVSLAVASAGSEEQKRVWLPRLASGEAIGTVALAEDAAAWEPESFRAQVQGNRISGSKCFVPGAADADLFLVGVAGGGLALVERKDAGVSIADQNGVDRTRPISRVELSGARCEPLSGGAQTARHVRDAGLCVLAADAFGAASKLLQITLAYTGTRQQFGSVLTQFQAVKHQLANMATELEPTRALWWYAAHAFDQIASESERAAAIAKAHVTDRALDVARGAVELHGGIGFTWECDVQIWFKRLMFDRAFLGNPELHRERSARLAGW, from the coding sequence ATGAACTTCGGTCTTTCGGACGAGCAGGAGCTGCTGCAGGAGGCGCTTCGCGGCTTCTGCGCGAACGAGTGTCCGCCGAACCGACTGCGCGAGCTCTTCGACGCCGCGAGCGGACACGACGCGTCGCTCTGGAAGGGGCTCGCGGAGCTCGGGGTCCTCGGCCTGATCGTGCCCGAGGCGTACGGAGGGGCGGGGCTCGAGCTGCTCGACCTCGCGCTCGTGGCCGAGGTCATGGGACAGGCCGCGCTGCCGGGACCGTTTCTCGGACACCAGCTGGTGTCGCTCGCGGTCGCGAGCGCCGGAAGCGAGGAGCAGAAGCGTGTCTGGCTGCCGCGGCTGGCCTCGGGCGAGGCGATCGGCACGGTCGCGCTGGCGGAGGATGCCGCCGCTTGGGAGCCCGAGAGCTTTCGCGCGCAGGTCCAAGGGAATCGCATCAGCGGCTCGAAGTGCTTCGTCCCGGGCGCCGCGGATGCGGACCTGTTTCTCGTCGGCGTCGCGGGAGGCGGGCTCGCGCTGGTCGAGCGCAAGGACGCGGGCGTCTCGATCGCGGACCAGAACGGAGTCGATCGCACGCGACCGATCTCGCGCGTCGAGCTTTCAGGGGCGCGCTGCGAGCCCCTGTCGGGCGGCGCGCAGACCGCCCGGCACGTGCGCGACGCGGGGCTCTGCGTTCTGGCGGCCGATGCGTTCGGCGCGGCCTCGAAGCTGCTCCAGATCACTCTCGCCTACACGGGAACGCGCCAGCAGTTCGGAAGCGTACTCACCCAGTTTCAGGCCGTGAAGCACCAGCTCGCGAACATGGCGACCGAGCTCGAGCCGACGCGCGCGCTCTGGTGGTACGCCGCGCACGCGTTCGACCAGATTGCGTCGGAGTCGGAGCGCGCGGCGGCGATCGCCAAGGCGCACGTCACGGACCGCGCGCTCGATGTCGCGCGCGGCGCGGTCGAGCTCCACGGCGGGATCGGCTTCACCTGGGAGTGCGACGTGCAGATCTGGTTCAAACGCCTGATGTTCGACCGGGCGTTCCTGGGAAACCCCGAGCTTCACCGCGAGCGCAGCGCGCGCCTCGCGGGCTGGTAG